A stretch of DNA from Mesorhizobium onobrychidis:
GGATCGGCTTTGCCGTCAGCCCGGCGATCCGCGCCACCAGGTCAGGGAAGAACAGGAAGCCGGGGGTGAAGCGGGCGTCTGCGACGTCGATGTGGTGGAGGTCGACATGAGGTTCTATGCGCTTCAGGTCGCGCTCCATATTGGCAAGATCGGCCGACCACAAGGAAAATTCGCCGAGCAGCCGGCTGCGCGGCAGGGCGGCGATGGCGTCGGGACCGGACAAGAATTTGGTCGTCATGACGGAATGAGGCTCCGGAAATTCCAGTAGGTGTGAAGGAAGGTCGTGATCTCAGCCTGCAGCTCGGCGAAATGCCTGACGCTGTCGAGTGCCTTTGGAGAGGTTTCGGCAAAGGTTGCGCCGGGGATCGCCGCCGCGAGCGTACGGGCCGCCATCAGCGGATGCACCGCATCCATGGCATTGCCGATGACGAGCGTGGGGATGCCAAGGGCAGCGGCGTCACTCGCAGAAACACCTGGGCCGTCGGCGGCAATGTCGGCGAGGACCTGCGCGAATGGCGCGGCGTCCGGCCGGTCGAAATAGCCGAACAGCGAGGCAAGGTTGTCGGGCGCGTCGCGCTGCAGGCGCGCGGCGGTTTCCGATTGCGCGAAGATCGTCCTGGCATCGTCGGGGCCGTGGTCCAGGATAAGCTTGGCAACCTCGGCGATCGGCCGCAGGTTCACCGGCGCGCTGTCGAAAATCCAGGCCGGCCGCACCAGCAGCAGGCCGGCGACGCGACCCGGGTGACGGCAGGCCAGGCGCAAGGCGATCGCCGCGCCCATGGAAATGCCGCCGGCGACGAAACGGTCGAGGCCGACCTGATCGGTGGCGGCAACAACATCGTCCGCGAACATGCTCAGGCAAAACGGACGGCGGCTGCCCAGTCCGGAGGCACCGTGTCCGCGGCATTCCAGCGTGATGCGCCGCAACCCCGTCCCGGAAGGGAAAGCCTGGGCGACCTGCGCCTCGCCGCCGCCCAGCCCATGCTGAAAGACGACCGCAAGCCCGTCGCCGTGGTCGCAGACTTGCAGCGCGGCGTCATCGCGAAGCAGCGTGGCAGGGCGCGCCATCAGATCAGCCCCTTCAGGAAGCGGGCAACCGCAGGCGCTTCGTCGGCCGAAAGGCCGTGCGTGACCAGCGCCTCGTCAAAGCCAGATACTTTCAGGCGGGCGACGAAATCCCCAAAGTCGACGACACCTTGCCCGGCGGTGGCGAAGCGGCCGTCGGCAAAGCGGTCCTTGGCGTGCGCCATGGCGACATGGCCTGCCGTGGTTTCGACCGCAGCGGCCACGATGGCGCGTGCTTCCTCGGGGCTCGCCTGTTCGAACAGGTTGGCCGGATCGAGCACGACGCGCAGCCGTTTCGAGCCCATCTCGGCGATGAGGCGCATCGCGTCCGACGCCGAGGTGACGATGTTGGCCTGTTCGGGCTCGATGCCGAGATCGACGCCGTGGCGCTCGGCGAGTTGCAGCGCCTTTTCCATCTCGCTCGCCATGTCGTCCCATGCCTCAGGGGCGGCATTGTCAGGGTGATACGCCCACTGATCGTCCGCGTTGCGCGTTCCCGTGCACAAGGTGACCAAGGGAACGGACAGGGATGCCGCGGCCTTGATGACCACGCCAAGCCGGCGCAGGCCGTCGTCGCGCATAGCCCTGTCGGGATGGGCCATGTTGTAGGTGCCGGAGAGCGCCACCAGCGCGACACCGCAAGCATTTGACGCGGCCGCGATGGCATGAATGGCGTCTTCCGGTACCGCATCCGGCATCGACGGCAGGCCGGCGCAGGCCAGGTTGAACTGGGCGACGGCAAATCCCGCGTCGCGGACCGCCGCCAGCACGACGGCCGGTTCGCTGCCCGGGAAGGTCTTGGCGAACACCCCGATCTGCATCAGACCGCTCCCGTGACGCTGGCGATCTCGACGCGCTCACCGCTTTCGACCGAGCGGGCGATCGCCACCATGGCGCGGATCGAGGCGAGGCCGTCCTCGACATTGGCGCCGCGCAGCGGCGCGCCGTCGAGCACCGTGTCGGCGAGGCCCTCGAGCTGCCGTCTGAAGAAATGACCGTCGGCGCCGAGCGGCCTTCGCGACGTCGCATCCTTCTCGTGAAAGATATCGACCTCGCTCGCCCGGAAATACCAGGGGTTGAAGGTCTTGGCGATCACCGAGCCGTTTTCGCCATAGAGCTGGAAGCCCTCGTGCCAGTCCATGCGGACAGCGACGGTGAGGTCGAGATGGCCAAGCGCGCCGTTGGCGAATTCGGTTTCGACGAACCAGCAATAGGCGCCGAAACGCTCGTTGAGCCGGGCGCGCACGGCGACGATCTCGCCGCACAGGAAGCGCGCGGTGTCGACAAGGTGCGAGCCGTGCGCCAGCATAAAATACTGCCTGAGATCGGCCTTCGGATTGCCGCCCGGCCTGCGCGCCAGCTTGCTGGTGACGGGCAGCGGCTGGACCGCGTCGGTGTTGGTGTAGCGGTGGGTGGAATCGCAATACCAGGCTTTTAGCGCCAGGATCTCGCCGATCTCGTCGCGGACGAAATCGCGCGCCGCTTCCAGCGCCGGGTCGAAGCGCTTCATGTGCCCGACCTGCAGTACCTTGCCGGAGCGCCTGACCGCATCGGCGAGCATCTCGCCTTCCTCGATCGAGACGCCGATCGGCTTTTCGCACAGCACGTGCTTGCCGGCCTCGAGCGCCTTGATCGACATCGGAACGTGGTAGGCGTCGGAGGTCGCGACGATCACCGCCTCCAGTTGCGGGTCGGCGAGCATCTCATCGTAATCGCCATACATTTTTTCGGGTTCATAGGTCGCGCCCATGCGCGCCAGAAGATCGGGGGCGGCATCGCAGATCGCATAGAGATCGGCGTTCCTGGCCTTCACGCAGGATTCGAGATGGGCGAATTGGGCGATCGGCCCGCAGCCGAGCACGCCGACACGAAGGCGACGGTCTTGCTTTCGGATCATGGTCTCTTCCTCACGCGCCGTAGCCGCGCATGGTCTGGCGGTTGGTCTTGACCGCGGCGGCCGGATCGGCGGCGGCAGTCTCGGATTCCTCTTCCAGCACCAGCCAGCCGTTGAAATGTGGCGCCGCACTGGCGATCTCGATCACAGCTTGGGTGTCGCAGACGCCCTTGCCGAGCATGGCCCAGGTGCCGCTGGCGTCGACATCCTTCAGATGCACGTAGCGGATGCGGCCGCGGTAGGTGGTGAGCGTATCTGCCATGTCTTCATGGCCGCGCAATATGTGGCCGGTGTCGGGCACCCAGCCGACGAGCGACGGATCGATCAGTGCGAAAATCCGGTCGTAGTCGGCACGGTCGAACAGCAGCGTGTTGTGGTGGGAACTGGGATGGACAGCGATGTCGACGCCGGCCTTGCGTCCGAATTCGCCGGCCTTGTTGTAGAACTCGGCAGCGATGGCAAACTTGTCGTCACGCGGGCCGTCGGACACGACGGTGGCCGAACCCATGGAGACGAGGGCGCCGGGAAATGCGGCGGCGAATTCGATCCAGCGCTGTGCGGTTTCCAGGTCGGCGCCGATCCTGTCCTGCAGCGTGAAGCCGCTCTTCGAGCCGAATGCGAAAGAGACGAGAGTCAGCCCGGCCGACTTCAATGCCGTCGCGAATTCCGCCGGCCTGTCGGCATAGCGGCCGATCATCGTGTCGGTGATCTCGATGCCGGCATAGCCGCCATCGGCGATCGCCTTCAAGAGATCGTCGGGACCACCGGCAAACCGGTCTCCGAGCATTTCCCAGGTAAAGGTCTGGCAACCGACTTTCAGGTCTTTCACGATCGTCCTTTCATTCCTTGATGCCGCCCTGCGTCAGCCCTTCGATGATGTGCCGCTGGAAGAACAGCACCAGTATGATCAAAGGGACGGTGACGACGGCCGAAGCTGCGGCGATGTCGCCCCAGGGCACGTAATAGAGATTGGTGAAGTTGGCGATGCCGACGGGGATTGTCTGGCGATCGATGTTGGAGGTGAAGGCGAGCGCGAACAGGAACTCGTTCCAAGCGGTGATGAAGGCAAGCAGGCCTGTTGTCACCAGGCTCGGCAGCGACATCGGCAGGATGATATGCCAGAGCAGGCCGGGAACGCTGACGCCGTCCATGCGCGCCGCCTCGTCGATCTCGCGCGGCAGCGTTTCGAAATAGCCGAACAGCACCCAGGTGACGAGCGGCAGCCCGAGCGCCAGATAGGTGATGATCAGCGCCGTGTAGGTGTCGAGCAGGCCGAGATTGGTCGCCACCAGATAGAGCGGCCCGACCAGTGCGATCTGCGGAAACATCGACACCGAAAGGATGATCATCAGGATGCCGAAGCGGCCCTTGACGTTGAGCCGCGACAGCGCGAAGGCGGCCAGCGATCCGACGAAGAGGCACAGGAATGTAGTGGCCAGCGAGACCACCAGCGAATTCCAGACATAGCGGTGCAGCTGCTTCTCGATGAAGGCGTTGTAGTAGTGCTCGAGCGTAAAAGGCGCGGGGATCAGCGATGGCGAGCCTGACGTCAGCGCCTTGTCGAGCTGGAACGATGTCGAGAACTGCCAGATGAACGGGCCGCCGGACCAGATGAGGATTAGCAGGGCGCCAAGATAGATGGCGATCGTCTGCAGCGGCGAACGCGTATCGTTCATTGCGCCCTCCTGATCTGCCTGATGAGATAGAGGCAGAACGCCAGTGCGATGATGCCTTCGGTGACGAACATTGCCGTGGAAACGGCCGAGCCATAGCCGAATTGCAGCGTCGAGAAGAGCACCTTGTAGGACAGTGTCGACAACGTTTCGGTCGAATCGGCCGGACCGCCGCCGGTCAGCACGTAGACGAGGTCGAAGACGCGAAACGCGTCGAGCGCGCGGAACAGGCCGGCGATCAGCAAGGTCGGCATCAGCAGCGGCAGGCGGATATACCAGAAGGTGGTCCAGCCTTTCGCGCCGTCCATGCGCGCCGCTTCGATCAGCGAATTGGGCACAGTCTGCAGCCCGGTCAAAAGCAACAGCGCCATGAACGGTGTGGTCTTCCAGACGTCGGCGATGATGATGGTCGTCATTGCCGTGTCGGGCGAGCCGTACCAGTTGACGTTCTGATCGATCAGCCCGGCATGCAACAGGATATAGTTGATGATGCCGTTTTGGCCGTCGAACAGCCAGCCGAACATCTTGGAGGTGACGACGGTTGGCATCGCCCAGGGAACCAGCATGGCGGCGCGAACCAGGCCGCGTCCTTTGAAGGCCTCGCACAGGATGAGCGCCATGCCGAGCCCGATCACCGTCTCCAGTATCGTGGACGCCGTGGTGAACCACATCGTGTGCCACCAGGCATTCCAGAATTGGGCGTCGCCCCATAGCTGCACATAGTTGGAGAAACCCGAGAACTCGTTCTCCTGAGTGATCAGCGAGGTGTTGGTGAACGAGAGATAAAGCCCGTTGATGATCGGGTAGAAGGAAACCGACGCCAGCGAAACGAAGGCCGGCGTCAGCAGGAGCAAGGCCCACAGTGAAACTGGAAGCGCCTTGCCAAACCGCCGCGGCCGGCCAATGCCAGAAACAGTGGCCGCCGCGGTCATGGGTTCAGCCGACGATCTGGTTGATTTGCGCAGCCAGCGCGTCCATCTCGGCCTGGACGTTGCCCGACACCAGCGCCTTGGAGATGCCCGACTGCAAGGCCAGCGTCACCTTCGCATATTCGGGCGTGATCGGCCGGGCGGTGGCGCCGGTGAACACGTTCTCGAGGGTGGCCATGAACGGCTGTTCGGTCTTGATCTTCTCGTCCTGGAACAGCGCCGGGCGCGTCGGCGCAAGGCCGAAGTTCAAGGCGATGCGATGCTGGGTCTCGGTCGACGACAGCCAGGTAAGCAACTCGATCGCGGCTTCGCGCTGCTTGGAGTTGGCGTTGACGCCAAGCTGGTAGCCGCCGAGACAGGCCGAGCTCTTGCCGCCGGGGAAGGACGGCAGCGGCGCGACACCGATCTTGTCCACCACTTGGGAAGCCTTGGCGTCCTGGGCAATCGGATAGACATAGGACCAGTTGCGCATGAACATCGCCTTGCCCGAGGTGAACGGCTGGCGCGACGGCTCCTCGTCCCAGGACAGGACGTCCTGCGGGCTGATCTTGGTCCCGTTGATGGTGTCGTGCAGGAACTGGATCGCGTCCACCGCCGGCTTCTGGTTGATCAGCGACGACTTGCCGTCGGTGGCAAGGATCGCGCCGTTGTTGGAGGTGATGATCTCGACCGCGTCGCAGACCAGAACCTCGGCCTGCTTGCCCTGCCAAAGATAGCCGAAATCGACATCGCCGGCCTTCTGCGCGGCGGCGGCGATGGTCGCCATGTCGGCCCAGTTTTCCGGCACCTTGCCGCCATGCTTTTCCAGCACGTCCTTGCGGTAATAGAACATGCCCGAATCCATGAACCAGGGCAGGGCAGTCAGCTTGCCGTCATAGGTACAGGCGTTGAGGGTTCCGGAGAAGTAGGCGCTGCGCTTGTCCGCCGGAAAGTATTCGTCGAGCGGCAGCGCCCAGCCGGCGGCGGCAAAGCCGGCGATCCAGATCACGTCCTGGCTGAAGACATCAGGCGTGCCGGTGCGCCGGGCGAGCTGCTGGACGAGGCCCTGATAGACTTCCGTCGATGAGCTCGGCGGCGGCAGCTCGATGTTCTTGACCAGAACGCGGTCCTGCGATTCGTTGAAGGCCTTGATCAGATCGCCGAAAGTCTCCTTGCCGAAGAAGGCGGCGCTGGCAAAGCTGATTTCGGCGCGTGACTGTGCGCGCGCCCGGCGAACGCCCAGCCCGGTGCCAAGGCCAAGTGCCGCCGCACCCAGCAGGCCGGCGCTGCCGATGAGAAACTGCCGGCGGTCGGCGATCGTCACATGCGCCGCAGGCTTCGAGCCGGAGACCGGCCCTTTTTTGATGTCAGTCATTTTCTCCTCCTTGCGCTGGCAGCCTCCCAACCAGCATTTCCGCATGTTCCATAAAACTTTTACGCGCGTCAAGATTTAAAATGCTGTAAAGCGGCCTGCGAATGTGATCCGTTGCTGGTGCAATGGGTCAACCAGAGCGTCGCGATGTCGGGAGGTGGATTAGAAAATGCCAGGAATATCAGCAGCTAAGCTCGGCATCGGTGTTGTAGGGTGCGGCAACATCTCGATGACCTATTTGCGCAATGCGGCTCTGTTCGGCGAGGTGGAGCTGCGCGCCTGCGCCGACATATCGCCTGACATGGCGGCCCTGCGTGCCGGCGAATACGGCATCCGGGCTCTCAGCGTCGACGCGCTGCTGGCCGATCCCGAGATCGACCTTGTCCTCAACCTGACCGTCCCGGCGGCGCATTTCGACATTTCGTTTTCGGCGCTTTCGGCGGGAAAGCACGTCTTCACCGAAAAGCCGCTGGCGACCTCGGCCAGCGACGGGCGGCGGCTTGTCGCCGAGGCGGCGGAGCGCGGGCTGCTGCTGGGCTCGGCCCCGGACACCTTCCTTGGCGCCGCCGGACGGCGGGCGCGCTGCCTCATGGACGAGGGCGCGATCGGCCGCGCGGTGACCGGCACCGCCTTCATGATGGGGCGCGGCATGGAGCATTGGCATCCCAATCCGCAATTCTACTATCAGCCTGGCGGCGGACCGGTCTTCGACATGGGCCCCTATTACCTGACGATGCTGGTCAATTTGCTCGGGCCGGTGGCCCGCGTGATGGCGATGGCGACGCGGGGCCAGGAGGAGCGGCTGATCACCGCCGAAGGCCCCTACCGGAACACCAGCTTCAAGGTCGGCACACCGACCAACATCCTGTCGCTGCTGGAGTTCCGCTCAGGCGCCACCGTTACCTTCGGCGCCTCGTGGGATGTCTTCAGGCATTCCAACCACCCTATCGAGCTGCATGGGACGGAAGGCTCGCTCAGGCTGCCCGATCCGGACACGTTCGGCGGCACCGTCTCGCTGTCGCAACGTGGGGCCGACTGGGCCGACTTTCCCAGTGAGAGCGAACTCTATGGCGCGCGCAATTGGCCCTTCGCCGCGCCCGACCGCGCCAACTATCGCATGCTCGGCGTCGCCGATCTTTCGCACGCGCTGACCACCGGCAGAAGGCCGCGGGCGTCCGGCGACCTGGCACTCCATGTGCTCGAGATCATGGAGGCGATCCTCGCTTCGGGAGAGAGCCGTAAGTCCGTCGCCGTCAACACAAAGGTTGA
This window harbors:
- a CDS encoding carbohydrate ABC transporter permease, which translates into the protein MTAAATVSGIGRPRRFGKALPVSLWALLLLTPAFVSLASVSFYPIINGLYLSFTNTSLITQENEFSGFSNYVQLWGDAQFWNAWWHTMWFTTASTILETVIGLGMALILCEAFKGRGLVRAAMLVPWAMPTVVTSKMFGWLFDGQNGIINYILLHAGLIDQNVNWYGSPDTAMTTIIIADVWKTTPFMALLLLTGLQTVPNSLIEAARMDGAKGWTTFWYIRLPLLMPTLLIAGLFRALDAFRVFDLVYVLTGGGPADSTETLSTLSYKVLFSTLQFGYGSAVSTAMFVTEGIIALAFCLYLIRQIRRAQ
- a CDS encoding sugar phosphate isomerase/epimerase family protein, which produces MLGDRFAGGPDDLLKAIADGGYAGIEITDTMIGRYADRPAEFATALKSAGLTLVSFAFGSKSGFTLQDRIGADLETAQRWIEFAAAFPGALVSMGSATVVSDGPRDDKFAIAAEFYNKAGEFGRKAGVDIAVHPSSHHNTLLFDRADYDRIFALIDPSLVGWVPDTGHILRGHEDMADTLTTYRGRIRYVHLKDVDASGTWAMLGKGVCDTQAVIEIASAAPHFNGWLVLEEESETAAADPAAAVKTNRQTMRGYGA
- a CDS encoding Gfo/Idh/MocA family protein gives rise to the protein MPGISAAKLGIGVVGCGNISMTYLRNAALFGEVELRACADISPDMAALRAGEYGIRALSVDALLADPEIDLVLNLTVPAAHFDISFSALSAGKHVFTEKPLATSASDGRRLVAEAAERGLLLGSAPDTFLGAAGRRARCLMDEGAIGRAVTGTAFMMGRGMEHWHPNPQFYYQPGGGPVFDMGPYYLTMLVNLLGPVARVMAMATRGQEERLITAEGPYRNTSFKVGTPTNILSLLEFRSGATVTFGASWDVFRHSNHPIELHGTEGSLRLPDPDTFGGTVSLSQRGADWADFPSESELYGARNWPFAAPDRANYRMLGVADLSHALTTGRRPRASGDLALHVLEIMEAILASGESRKSVAVNTKVDQPLLLREDEAAGLLA
- a CDS encoding Gfo/Idh/MocA family protein, producing the protein MIRKQDRRLRVGVLGCGPIAQFAHLESCVKARNADLYAICDAAPDLLARMGATYEPEKMYGDYDEMLADPQLEAVIVATSDAYHVPMSIKALEAGKHVLCEKPIGVSIEEGEMLADAVRRSGKVLQVGHMKRFDPALEAARDFVRDEIGEILALKAWYCDSTHRYTNTDAVQPLPVTSKLARRPGGNPKADLRQYFMLAHGSHLVDTARFLCGEIVAVRARLNERFGAYCWFVETEFANGALGHLDLTVAVRMDWHEGFQLYGENGSVIAKTFNPWYFRASEVDIFHEKDATSRRPLGADGHFFRRQLEGLADTVLDGAPLRGANVEDGLASIRAMVAIARSVESGERVEIASVTGAV
- a CDS encoding sugar phosphate isomerase/epimerase family protein; the protein is MQIGVFAKTFPGSEPAVVLAAVRDAGFAVAQFNLACAGLPSMPDAVPEDAIHAIAAASNACGVALVALSGTYNMAHPDRAMRDDGLRRLGVVIKAAASLSVPLVTLCTGTRNADDQWAYHPDNAAPEAWDDMASEMEKALQLAERHGVDLGIEPEQANIVTSASDAMRLIAEMGSKRLRVVLDPANLFEQASPEEARAIVAAAVETTAGHVAMAHAKDRFADGRFATAGQGVVDFGDFVARLKVSGFDEALVTHGLSADEAPAVARFLKGLI
- a CDS encoding ABC transporter substrate-binding protein, which produces MTDIKKGPVSGSKPAAHVTIADRRQFLIGSAGLLGAAALGLGTGLGVRRARAQSRAEISFASAAFFGKETFGDLIKAFNESQDRVLVKNIELPPPSSSTEVYQGLVQQLARRTGTPDVFSQDVIWIAGFAAAGWALPLDEYFPADKRSAYFSGTLNACTYDGKLTALPWFMDSGMFYYRKDVLEKHGGKVPENWADMATIAAAAQKAGDVDFGYLWQGKQAEVLVCDAVEIITSNNGAILATDGKSSLINQKPAVDAIQFLHDTINGTKISPQDVLSWDEEPSRQPFTSGKAMFMRNWSYVYPIAQDAKASQVVDKIGVAPLPSFPGGKSSACLGGYQLGVNANSKQREAAIELLTWLSSTETQHRIALNFGLAPTRPALFQDEKIKTEQPFMATLENVFTGATARPITPEYAKVTLALQSGISKALVSGNVQAEMDALAAQINQIVG
- a CDS encoding carbohydrate ABC transporter permease, with product MNDTRSPLQTIAIYLGALLILIWSGGPFIWQFSTSFQLDKALTSGSPSLIPAPFTLEHYYNAFIEKQLHRYVWNSLVVSLATTFLCLFVGSLAAFALSRLNVKGRFGILMIILSVSMFPQIALVGPLYLVATNLGLLDTYTALIITYLALGLPLVTWVLFGYFETLPREIDEAARMDGVSVPGLLWHIILPMSLPSLVTTGLLAFITAWNEFLFALAFTSNIDRQTIPVGIANFTNLYYVPWGDIAAASAVVTVPLIILVLFFQRHIIEGLTQGGIKE
- a CDS encoding alpha/beta fold hydrolase, with the translated sequence MARPATLLRDDAALQVCDHGDGLAVVFQHGLGGGEAQVAQAFPSGTGLRRITLECRGHGASGLGSRRPFCLSMFADDVVAATDQVGLDRFVAGGISMGAAIALRLACRHPGRVAGLLLVRPAWIFDSAPVNLRPIAEVAKLILDHGPDDARTIFAQSETAARLQRDAPDNLASLFGYFDRPDAAPFAQVLADIAADGPGVSASDAAALGIPTLVIGNAMDAVHPLMAARTLAAAIPGATFAETSPKALDSVRHFAELQAEITTFLHTYWNFRSLIPS